One stretch of Alcaligenes faecalis DNA includes these proteins:
- a CDS encoding phage portal protein, with translation MSETKNKQPGRVKSALLNWLGVPVSLVDGSFWAEWSGAKNYAGKTVTVNSALQLSAAWACVRLISETLSTLPLNLYDDSGQAKTMARDHPLYRLLHTQPNADMTAAVFWQAYVASLLLWGNAYVEIHRSGGAITSLEFLLPQFVTRKRTSSGAVEWSYADPFAKVTRKIAEAQMWHTPAFTTDGVTGLSPIALGANVIGSAMAADEASAHTFKNGMKAAGLVTMDAVLKPEQREDVRQHVRKVSADGGVMVLEKGSAFQQLTMNPQDAELLSTRSFNVEEICRWFRVPPFMVGHSEKSTSWGTGIEQQMIGFVTFVLRPWCVRIEQSIRKSLMTPAEKQRYQAEFAMEGLLRGDSAARGQFYSTMVQNGIYTRNNVRRLENLEPVEGGDELTVQSNMIPIGMLGQGTTAQDALKNWLGIEDKT, from the coding sequence ATGAGCGAAACCAAAAACAAGCAGCCAGGGCGAGTGAAGTCTGCCTTGCTGAACTGGCTGGGCGTGCCCGTCTCGCTTGTGGACGGCAGCTTCTGGGCAGAATGGTCGGGGGCAAAAAACTACGCTGGAAAAACAGTCACGGTTAATTCCGCGCTGCAGCTTTCGGCCGCCTGGGCATGTGTGAGGCTCATATCTGAGACCCTCTCCACGCTACCGCTGAATCTGTATGACGACAGCGGCCAAGCAAAGACCATGGCGCGCGATCATCCGCTGTACCGCCTGCTTCACACCCAGCCTAATGCCGATATGACTGCCGCCGTTTTCTGGCAGGCGTATGTTGCCTCTCTGCTGCTGTGGGGAAACGCTTATGTCGAGATCCATCGCTCGGGAGGCGCGATCACATCGTTGGAGTTTCTGCTTCCCCAGTTCGTTACTCGCAAGCGCACCAGTTCGGGGGCGGTAGAGTGGTCTTACGCCGACCCCTTCGCGAAAGTGACGCGCAAGATAGCGGAAGCACAAATGTGGCATACGCCAGCGTTTACAACCGACGGCGTTACGGGCCTGTCGCCGATTGCGCTGGGGGCTAACGTTATTGGCAGCGCGATGGCGGCTGATGAGGCCAGCGCTCACACATTCAAGAACGGCATGAAGGCAGCCGGCTTGGTCACCATGGATGCCGTGCTCAAGCCCGAGCAGCGCGAGGACGTGCGCCAGCATGTGCGCAAGGTGTCCGCTGATGGTGGCGTGATGGTGCTGGAGAAGGGCTCAGCGTTTCAACAGTTGACGATGAACCCGCAGGACGCCGAGCTTCTGTCTACTCGCAGCTTTAACGTGGAGGAAATCTGTCGCTGGTTCCGTGTGCCGCCCTTCATGGTCGGGCATAGCGAGAAATCCACCAGTTGGGGCACCGGCATCGAGCAGCAGATGATCGGGTTCGTGACATTCGTGCTGCGGCCCTGGTGCGTTCGCATTGAGCAGTCGATTCGCAAGAGCCTGATGACGCCGGCCGAGAAACAGCGCTACCAGGCCGAGTTTGCGATGGAGGGTCTGCTGCGGGGCGATAGCGCGGCCCGCGGGCAGTTCTATTCGACCATGGTCCAGAACGGGATTTACACGCGCAACAACGTGCGCCGATTAGAGAATCTCGAGCCCGTTGAGGGTGGCGATGAGCTGACTGTGCAGTCAAACATGATACCCATCGGGATGCTGGGGCAGGGCACGACCGCTCAGGATGCATTGAAAAACTGGCTGGGCATAGAGGACAAGACATGA
- a CDS encoding HK97 family phage prohead protease, with translation MRHKSAAMQVRAFDYQVKAVNSDGLFSGYGSVFGNVDSYNEVVAPGAFAESLQATRAKGRTFPVLWQHRSGEPIGNWDIDSLKEDSHGLFGEGQLWLDEAPYAKVAYRGMQAKAITGLSIGYYVREDSFDEKTRIRTLKRLDLVEISVVTAPANDDARIDAVKAVIAQGGLPSLKEFEQILREAGFSKSQATVIANRGLKHLLRSESEEKASITDALKGFVIPKF, from the coding sequence ATGAGGCATAAATCCGCTGCGATGCAAGTTCGCGCATTCGATTATCAAGTGAAGGCCGTCAATTCAGACGGCCTTTTTTCTGGCTACGGCTCGGTGTTCGGCAACGTGGACAGCTACAACGAAGTGGTGGCGCCCGGAGCGTTTGCTGAGTCACTGCAGGCTACTCGTGCCAAGGGACGCACATTTCCCGTCCTGTGGCAGCACCGCTCGGGCGAACCCATTGGCAATTGGGATATCGACAGTCTGAAAGAGGATTCACACGGGCTGTTTGGCGAGGGACAGCTGTGGCTGGATGAGGCACCTTACGCCAAGGTGGCCTACCGAGGCATGCAGGCCAAGGCCATCACGGGGCTCTCGATTGGCTATTACGTGCGTGAAGACTCGTTCGATGAGAAGACGCGCATTCGAACGCTTAAGCGGTTGGACCTGGTGGAGATCAGTGTCGTGACGGCACCGGCGAACGACGATGCGCGCATCGATGCGGTCAAGGCTGTTATTGCCCAGGGCGGCCTGCCTTCCCTGAAAGAGTTTGAGCAGATCCTGCGCGAGGCAGGGTTCTCGAAAAGTCAGGCTACGGTCATCGCTAACCGTGGCCTGAAGCACCTGCTTCGGAGTGAGTCCGAGGAAAAAGCGAGCATTACCGATGCCCTCAAGGGCTTTGTCATTCCCAAGTTCTAA
- a CDS encoding phage major capsid protein codes for MYRTKSQGDNPEEIKEIVSAELKRIGDEVKLAGEKALKEAKSAGDMSAETKAKVDELLIKQGELQARLQEAEQKLDRRGSQGEQEHKSAGAEFVESERFKEYVEAGNFRKGFTGSVKAITSLPASAGDTIAPDRLPGILSPALRRLTVRDLLTPGRTSSNLIQYVRETGFTNSAATVAEGAKKPESNLTFELTSTPVVKIAHYVKASTEILMDSPMLQSYIDQRLRYGLRFVEEGQLLNGSGVGNNLNGIMTQASAYAAPIAVPSATNIDTVRLALLQSELAEFPATGIVLHPSDWAAIELTKDSTGAYIFANPQSLAQPALWGRPVVSTQAMTVDSFLVGAFQLGAQVFDRMQDTVTVATENEDDFVNNLVTILAEERLGLAVYRPEAFVKGAFTAGP; via the coding sequence ATGTATCGAACCAAATCTCAGGGCGATAACCCCGAAGAAATCAAGGAAATCGTCTCCGCTGAGCTCAAGCGTATTGGCGACGAAGTAAAGCTCGCCGGCGAGAAGGCACTCAAGGAGGCGAAGAGCGCGGGCGACATGTCTGCTGAGACCAAGGCCAAGGTCGATGAACTGCTCATCAAGCAGGGCGAGCTGCAGGCCCGTCTGCAAGAGGCCGAGCAGAAGCTGGATCGCCGTGGCTCCCAGGGCGAGCAGGAGCATAAGAGCGCCGGTGCCGAGTTTGTCGAATCCGAGCGCTTCAAGGAATATGTCGAGGCGGGCAACTTCCGCAAGGGCTTTACTGGCAGCGTGAAAGCGATCACCTCGCTTCCAGCAAGCGCTGGCGATACGATCGCTCCAGACCGTCTGCCCGGCATCCTCTCACCCGCGCTGCGTCGCCTGACGGTGCGTGACCTGCTCACACCCGGCCGCACCAGCTCGAACCTGATTCAGTACGTTCGCGAGACTGGCTTCACCAACAGCGCAGCGACTGTGGCCGAAGGCGCAAAAAAGCCCGAGTCCAATCTGACCTTCGAGCTGACCTCGACGCCAGTGGTCAAGATCGCCCATTACGTGAAGGCATCGACCGAGATCCTGATGGACTCGCCCATGCTGCAAAGCTACATCGACCAGCGCCTGCGCTACGGGCTGCGCTTCGTGGAAGAAGGGCAGCTGCTCAATGGCTCCGGCGTGGGCAATAACCTGAACGGCATCATGACTCAGGCCTCGGCGTATGCTGCTCCTATTGCGGTGCCCAGCGCGACCAATATCGACACGGTCCGTTTGGCGCTGCTGCAATCGGAGTTGGCTGAGTTCCCAGCCACAGGCATCGTGTTGCATCCTTCGGACTGGGCGGCCATCGAGCTCACCAAAGACAGCACCGGCGCCTACATCTTCGCCAATCCTCAATCCCTGGCCCAGCCCGCTCTGTGGGGCCGGCCTGTGGTGTCTACCCAAGCCATGACCGTGGATAGCTTCCTGGTTGGCGCATTCCAGCTCGGCGCGCAGGTGTTCGACCGCATGCAGGACACCGTCACCGTGGCCACCGAGAACGAGGACGACTTCGTCAACAACCTGGTCACCATCCTGGCTGAAGAGCGCCTCGGCCTGGCCGTGTATCGGCCTGAGGCATTCGTGAAGGGCGCCTTCACCGCCGGGCCTTAA
- a CDS encoding head-tail connector protein — translation MLVTDEQVRNHLRIEAGEDVSVYVGAAQESAQQFLNRRVYASNDELTAAELEGSAGLEPMIANDAIRAAILLILGHLYANREEVVTGTIATELPMTSRHLLQPYRKGMGV, via the coding sequence ATGCTTGTCACCGATGAGCAGGTGCGCAATCACTTGCGCATCGAAGCAGGCGAGGACGTTTCGGTTTATGTGGGCGCGGCGCAGGAGTCTGCTCAGCAGTTTCTAAACCGGCGAGTTTATGCCAGCAATGACGAGCTTACCGCAGCCGAGCTGGAAGGTAGCGCAGGGCTTGAGCCCATGATTGCAAACGACGCCATCCGCGCCGCCATTTTGTTGATTTTGGGGCACCTGTATGCCAATCGTGAAGAGGTGGTAACAGGCACCATTGCCACAGAGCTGCCGATGACGTCGCGGCACTTACTGCAGCCCTATAGAAAGGGTATGGGGGTATAG
- a CDS encoding phage head closure protein — MSLQAGRLRHNLIIQENRPGRDPDNGAVIPVWVELVTVRGSFEPLSARDFIAAAAAQTKLSARAVVRYRADIKEKMRLFHAGRVFLIQGALPDKESGREYLTLLLSEDLSDG, encoded by the coding sequence ATGAGTCTGCAAGCTGGACGGCTCCGTCACAACCTAATTATTCAGGAGAACCGGCCAGGCCGAGACCCTGATAATGGCGCGGTGATTCCCGTTTGGGTTGAGCTGGTAACTGTTCGCGGCTCGTTTGAGCCGTTGTCCGCTCGGGATTTCATTGCAGCCGCTGCTGCGCAAACGAAGTTGTCGGCCCGAGCTGTGGTTCGGTACCGCGCTGACATCAAAGAAAAGATGCGTCTGTTCCATGCTGGGAGAGTGTTTCTGATTCAGGGGGCGCTGCCTGATAAGGAGTCTGGGCGCGAGTATCTGACTCTCCTTCTTTCGGAGGATTTGTCTGATGGTTGA
- a CDS encoding HK97-gp10 family putative phage morphogenesis protein, with translation MVEFELKGLDELRKSLKRLPAKMQQKGLKSALGKAARVIRNAAKENALRVDDPETGRRIADNIVQRVRGRHTRRTGDLMVSVGVATERGRIPKGNPDDGAKGNTPHWHLVELGTEKMQAQPFLRPAVEGSAESSFDVFAEEVDRQVQKALAEK, from the coding sequence ATGGTTGAGTTTGAACTGAAGGGCTTGGATGAATTGCGCAAGAGCCTCAAGAGGCTGCCAGCCAAGATGCAGCAAAAGGGTCTGAAGTCTGCCTTGGGTAAAGCGGCGCGAGTAATTCGCAATGCAGCCAAGGAAAATGCCCTTCGCGTGGATGACCCTGAAACTGGTCGCCGCATTGCAGACAACATCGTTCAGCGAGTACGTGGGCGTCATACACGTCGTACTGGCGACTTGATGGTAAGTGTGGGGGTGGCGACCGAGCGCGGCCGCATTCCTAAAGGTAATCCAGACGATGGCGCTAAAGGAAACACGCCTCACTGGCATTTGGTTGAGCTTGGCACAGAGAAGATGCAGGCGCAGCCATTCTTGCGGCCTGCCGTTGAGGGAAGTGCTGAAAGCTCTTTCGATGTGTTTGCTGAGGAAGTAGATCGTCAGGTACAGAAGGCATTGGCTGAGAAATGA
- a CDS encoding phage tail tube protein gives MSILTQGTQVFLLDPGIGGAGPLAVLEVKGVTAFNPGGNPADEIEDTPLSERNSKKFKRGLRTPGQASVTVSADPRESSHLRLFQMAESNSESDEGNSVKWAVGWADGTSVPTLNTDGDDFELPEDRTWFLFEGYVSDFPFDFSGNTIVTTAATVKRSGGSQWIKKGP, from the coding sequence ATGTCCATTTTGACTCAAGGAACCCAAGTGTTCCTGTTGGACCCCGGAATCGGTGGTGCAGGCCCGTTGGCTGTACTGGAAGTTAAAGGCGTCACTGCGTTCAACCCTGGCGGTAACCCAGCGGATGAAATTGAAGATACGCCTCTGTCCGAGCGTAACTCTAAGAAATTCAAACGTGGTTTGCGTACACCGGGCCAAGCTTCGGTAACGGTCAGCGCTGACCCGCGTGAGAGCAGCCATCTGCGCTTATTCCAAATGGCCGAGAGCAATTCGGAAAGCGACGAAGGTAATTCGGTCAAGTGGGCTGTCGGCTGGGCTGACGGTACTTCGGTCCCGACACTGAACACTGATGGGGATGATTTTGAATTGCCTGAAGACCGGACCTGGTTCTTGTTCGAGGGTTATGTCAGCGACTTTCCGTTTGATTTCTCTGGCAATACCATCGTGACCACAGCCGCTACGGTTAAGCGCTCTGGCGGCTCTCAATGGATTAAGAAGGGGCCATGA
- a CDS encoding phage tail assembly chaperone family protein, TAC, giving the protein MTMDLKELQAQGGFVDDKPVKESVTWTRGDGEKISFDVHVVRQPFGVVDEVLKTTDGRSQSARMISNCIRLGKEGKDRLTYEQAFVLDPTLAFSLIAAINRVNAKKSTPPTSSGVS; this is encoded by the coding sequence ATGACTATGGATCTGAAAGAACTTCAGGCTCAGGGCGGGTTTGTCGACGATAAGCCGGTCAAAGAATCCGTTACCTGGACTCGTGGCGACGGCGAAAAGATCAGCTTCGATGTGCATGTCGTGCGTCAGCCTTTTGGTGTGGTGGACGAAGTGCTGAAGACGACCGATGGCCGTAGCCAGTCGGCACGCATGATCAGCAACTGCATCCGGCTGGGGAAGGAAGGCAAGGACCGCTTGACCTATGAGCAAGCGTTCGTGCTGGACCCCACTCTGGCTTTCTCCCTGATTGCCGCCATTAACCGGGTAAACGCAAAAAAATCGACGCCGCCGACGAGCTCTGGTGTGAGTTAG
- a CDS encoding phage tail tape measure protein: protein MSSRSLGTLTYDLIAKIGGFVAGMTEAERVADRKTREMERKSRARAKAMSDAWSKASKLVTAGIAGITVGSVYLKIINETKQAEHEQAQLAAVLRSTGNSAGYTKTQLNEMANAMSALSVVSSGEINQAQTTLLAFTGIVGDEFPRALQSAIDMAQRTGMSVVSAAETVGRALDVPSKGLTALSRQGFRFTEEQKKLAEKLEAAGKTAEAQGIILQALEESYGGAAKAARDTFGGALSALQNQINSLLTGSDGSLDEANIAINELTDLLGGEDAKQAFASIIGWVFELTSAVAELAVQFGLGLQYSDGFFDALRKYGLSNPFKSHAEQVASIRDDIASLESAGKDPSLLAQIGGEQGRQAALRDARQRLQYYEAMSNRDQAKSDRELFGALRNVSETGGPVPSLSAITVTGSGGDKKPKKPGSTVDEGQRFIQQMRERIALIGLETEQEKLLAKAVIGTIKFKSEGDKAEAVRLAGQYDSAKAAYEQKKAVEELTVSYGRLLDEQERNYQAQLNSMGLGEKNRQYLAEQIQIQDEFRKRQENLDDALRRGDVSRERYETELRMLDEAQGRSLALLDRYNSEKQKKERDWLLGAQEALINYGDEAANIYASVADAVAGAFKGMEDALVQFVKTGKLDFKSLADSIISDLARIAVRQGITGPLSGMLGGLLTNTLSGLAMGLGGGVKIGSGFNLGAGLGGGSGATFGPMMKLSSGGYTGDGGKYELAGFVHKGEGVLNQDEINALGGEQGFNRLRQALKGPGHSIGGMAGRPALPPAVQGGGQWRPGVVINNNVSGIEFEEHMSNDQFMLEVDRRIDRRLPKAMAREQANPNSRLSRQQAVSLAVSRKR, encoded by the coding sequence ATGTCCAGCAGATCTCTAGGCACGCTGACCTACGACTTGATCGCCAAGATTGGTGGTTTTGTTGCTGGCATGACCGAGGCAGAGCGGGTGGCTGACCGTAAAACTCGGGAGATGGAACGAAAGTCTCGTGCTCGGGCGAAAGCAATGAGCGATGCCTGGTCAAAAGCGAGCAAGCTGGTTACCGCAGGTATTGCTGGTATCACTGTTGGTAGCGTCTACCTAAAGATTATCAATGAGACCAAGCAAGCGGAGCATGAGCAGGCCCAGTTAGCTGCAGTGCTTCGATCGACAGGGAACTCTGCGGGTTATACAAAAACTCAGCTGAACGAGATGGCCAATGCCATGTCCGCGCTGTCTGTTGTGTCGTCAGGGGAGATTAACCAGGCGCAGACAACGTTGCTGGCTTTTACCGGCATTGTTGGTGACGAGTTTCCGCGTGCATTGCAGTCCGCAATTGATATGGCCCAGCGTACGGGCATGTCTGTCGTGTCTGCGGCTGAGACAGTTGGTCGAGCCCTGGATGTTCCATCCAAAGGCCTAACTGCCTTGAGTCGCCAAGGGTTTCGGTTCACCGAGGAACAGAAGAAGCTCGCAGAGAAACTGGAGGCCGCAGGTAAGACTGCTGAGGCCCAAGGAATCATTCTGCAGGCCTTGGAAGAGTCTTATGGTGGTGCTGCTAAGGCGGCACGGGATACCTTTGGCGGCGCTCTGTCTGCACTGCAGAACCAAATCAATTCTCTGCTGACAGGCTCAGATGGAAGTTTGGATGAAGCGAATATCGCGATAAATGAATTAACTGATTTGCTTGGGGGCGAGGATGCAAAGCAAGCGTTTGCGTCGATCATTGGATGGGTTTTTGAGTTAACAAGCGCTGTTGCTGAGCTCGCAGTTCAGTTTGGTTTGGGCTTGCAATATTCCGATGGTTTCTTTGATGCCCTGAGAAAATATGGGCTATCAAATCCTTTTAAGTCTCATGCAGAACAGGTCGCGAGTATTCGTGACGATATCGCCTCGCTTGAGTCGGCAGGCAAAGACCCGTCGCTTTTGGCCCAGATCGGTGGTGAGCAAGGACGACAGGCTGCCCTTCGTGATGCTCGTCAGCGGCTCCAATACTACGAGGCGATGTCAAATCGTGATCAAGCAAAATCCGATAGGGAACTGTTTGGGGCGTTGCGCAATGTGTCAGAAACTGGCGGACCGGTACCAAGTCTCAGCGCTATAACAGTTACTGGCTCAGGGGGTGACAAGAAACCAAAGAAGCCAGGGTCTACGGTTGATGAGGGGCAGCGGTTTATTCAGCAGATGCGAGAACGCATTGCGCTGATTGGCTTGGAAACCGAACAAGAAAAGCTGCTAGCCAAGGCGGTAATCGGCACGATCAAGTTCAAAAGCGAGGGGGATAAGGCTGAGGCCGTGCGCCTGGCGGGCCAGTACGATTCTGCCAAAGCTGCTTACGAGCAGAAGAAGGCTGTTGAAGAACTGACAGTCTCCTATGGCCGCTTGCTGGATGAGCAGGAGCGCAATTATCAAGCCCAGTTGAACTCCATGGGCCTCGGTGAAAAGAACCGTCAATATTTGGCCGAGCAGATCCAGATTCAGGACGAGTTCAGAAAACGACAAGAAAACCTTGATGATGCCCTCCGCCGTGGCGACGTATCCCGTGAGCGGTACGAAACAGAGCTGCGGATGCTGGATGAGGCACAAGGCAGGTCTCTGGCGCTGCTTGACCGGTACAACAGCGAGAAACAGAAGAAAGAGCGGGACTGGTTGCTTGGCGCACAAGAGGCCTTGATTAACTACGGTGATGAAGCGGCCAACATCTATGCGTCGGTTGCGGACGCTGTGGCTGGCGCATTCAAAGGCATGGAAGATGCGCTCGTGCAGTTTGTCAAAACAGGGAAGCTCGACTTTAAGAGTTTGGCCGACAGCATTATTTCTGATCTCGCCCGAATTGCAGTTCGTCAAGGAATCACAGGCCCCCTTTCTGGGATGTTGGGTGGGCTGCTGACCAACACTCTGTCCGGTTTGGCCATGGGGCTTGGCGGAGGAGTCAAGATTGGCTCCGGTTTCAACTTGGGTGCTGGGCTGGGTGGCGGATCGGGGGCTACCTTTGGGCCGATGATGAAGCTGTCATCCGGGGGTTATACCGGTGATGGAGGTAAGTATGAGCTCGCCGGCTTCGTTCACAAGGGCGAGGGTGTTTTAAATCAAGATGAAATCAACGCACTCGGAGGTGAGCAGGGTTTCAATCGGTTGCGTCAGGCGCTGAAGGGGCCGGGTCATTCGATTGGGGGGATGGCAGGGCGGCCAGCACTACCGCCTGCAGTACAGGGTGGCGGTCAATGGCGCCCAGGGGTTGTGATTAACAATAATGTGTCTGGCATTGAGTTTGAAGAGCATATGTCGAATGATCAGTTCATGTTGGAAGTTGACCGCAGGATCGACCGTCGATTGCCTAAAGCCATGGCCCGCGAGCAGGCGAACCCGAATAGCCGATTATCCCGACAACAGGCCGTTAGCTTGGCTGTATCGCGCAAAAGGTGA
- a CDS encoding DUF1833 family protein encodes MNDADADYVSFFFDSPSSVPELETLEISHPSFSKSRLLVRNSTFGLAAQSETGEPAFFEYCPMILRPMADRGTLDYGISVTLGNYDEISDEIARAREAGTLAIRPTVKYRSYRGDRLSKPMFGPITLQAQSISIGASGAVFDAGAPSLNLVRTGERYSVDRFPMLLGFL; translated from the coding sequence ATGAATGACGCTGATGCTGACTACGTCAGTTTTTTCTTTGATTCGCCCTCCAGTGTGCCGGAGCTGGAGACCTTGGAAATCAGTCACCCTAGTTTCTCTAAGTCGCGTCTGCTTGTGCGCAACTCAACATTTGGGCTGGCTGCACAATCGGAGACAGGAGAGCCTGCCTTCTTTGAGTACTGTCCGATGATCCTGCGGCCGATGGCTGACCGTGGAACGCTTGATTACGGAATCTCCGTGACGCTGGGAAACTATGACGAGATCAGCGATGAGATCGCACGGGCCAGGGAGGCGGGGACGTTGGCAATTCGTCCGACGGTGAAGTATCGAAGTTATCGGGGGGATCGGCTGAGCAAGCCGATGTTTGGGCCTATAACGCTACAAGCACAATCCATCTCAATCGGCGCCTCTGGCGCCGTTTTTGATGCTGGGGCACCGAGTTTGAACCTGGTGCGAACCGGCGAGCGTTATTCCGTTGACCGCTTTCCTATGCTGCTGGGGTTCCTGTGA